The proteins below are encoded in one region of Silene latifolia isolate original U9 population chromosome 2, ASM4854445v1, whole genome shotgun sequence:
- the LOC141642029 gene encoding WAT1-related protein At5g07050-like, with product MEGKGSNPNSFLEKSKPYIAMICLQFGYAGMNIVTKVSLNGGMSHYVLVVYRHAFATIVMAPFALIFERKVRPKMTFLMFIQIFVLGLLGPVIDQNFYYMGLKYTSPTFSCAMSNMLPAMTFVMAFICRMEKVDIKKLRCIAKVVGTLITVGGAMLMTLYKGHIINMVWSSHAHSAAHPSSAALAAADKDWAKGSILLILATLAWAAFFILQAITMRKYTAHLSLTTLVCFLGTLQSIVVTFVMEHKPSVWTIGWDMNLLAAAYAGIISSGIAYYVQGIVMEKRGPVFVTAFSPLMMIIVAFMGSFILAEKIYVGGVLGAVLIVMGLYSVLWGKYKEFKEKEAEEMIPEVIKGSNNNINNNQMAIIVEDFELNVVQEIGVGNKPTTVAISAPIPQPPMLAMEAPKRPQA from the exons ATGGAAGGAAAAGGAAGCAATCCTAATAGTTTCTTAGAAAAAAGCAAGCCATACATAGCCATGATATGTTTGCAATTTGGCTATGCCGGCATGAACATTGTAACCAAGGTTTCTTTAAATGGTGGTATGAGCCACTATGTACTTGTCGTATACCGCCATGCTTTTGCAACAATCGTTATGGCTCCCTTTGCACTAATTTTCGAAAG gaaAGTGAGGCCGAAGATGACATTCCTTATGTTCATACAAATTTTCGTCTTAGGTCTTCTTGG GCCGGTGATTGATCAAAATTTCTACTACATGGGATTAAAATACACATCTCCCACGTTTTCATGCGCCATGAGCAACATGTTACCCGCCATGACGTTCGTCATGGCTTTCATATGCAG GATGGAAAAAGTGGACATAAAAAAGTTAAGGTGTATAGCCAAAGTGGTGGGAACTTTAATCACAGTTGGAGGTGCTATGTTAATGACCTTGTACAAAGGTCACATCATTAATATGGTCTGGTCTAGTCATGCTCACTCTGCCGCCCACCCGTCCTCGGCCGCCCTTGCGGCCGCCGACAAAGATTGGGCCAAGGGATCCATTCTTCTGATACTCGCTACTCTTGCATGGGCCGCCTTTTTTATCCTTCAG GCTATAACGATGAGGAAATACACCGCTCACCTTTCACTAACAACCTTAGTGTGCTTTTTGGGCACCTTACAATCTATTGTGGTGACTTTTGTGATGGAGCACAAACCCTCAGTTTGGACAATTGGCTGGGACATGAATCTTCTGGCAGCTGCTTATGCC ggTATAATATCATCGGGAATTGCGTACTATGTTCAAGGAATTGTGATGGAGAAAAGAGGACCCGTTTTTGTGACTGCTTTTAGTCCTCTAATGATGATTATCGTCGCTTTCATGGGCTCTTTCATCCTCGCTGAGAAAATTTACGTCGGAGG CGTTCTTGGGGCGGTTTTGATTGTGATGGGATTATACTCGGTTCTATGGGGAAAGTACAAGGAGTTCAAGGAGAAGGAAGCTGAAGAAATGATCCCTGAGGTAATTAAGGGGTCTAATAACAACATTAACAACAATCAAATGGCAATTATCGTTGAGGACTTCGAATTAAACGTCGTGCAAGAAATTGGCGTCGGAAATAAGCCTACAACCGTGGCTATTAGTGCTCCAATTCCTCAGCCTCCCATGCTAGCCATGGAAGCACCAAAGAGACCACAAGCTTAA